A genomic window from Aethina tumida isolate Nest 87 chromosome 4, icAetTumi1.1, whole genome shotgun sequence includes:
- the LOC126265399 gene encoding sex-determining region Y protein-like — protein sequence MVSKKRFVIDCEDPMEMLVQMDHKEYEDHKEYEDHKEYEDHKEYEDHKEYEDHKEYEDYKEYEDHKEYEDHKEYEDHKEYEDHKEYEDHKEYEDHKEYEDHKEYEDHKEYEDHKEYEDHKEYEDYMEYLDYMEYLDYMEYLDYMEYLDYMEYLDYMECLDYMECLENMMKLN from the coding sequence ATGGTGAGTAAAAAGAGGTTTGTGATTGACTGCGAGGATCCAATGGAGATGTTGGTTCAAATGGACCATAAGGAGTATGAGGACCATAAGGAGTATGAGGATCATAAGGAGTATGAGGACCATAAGGAGTATGAGGACCATAAGGAGTATGAGGACCATAAGGAGTATGAGGACTATAAGGAGTATGAGGACCATAAGGAGTATGAGGACCATAAGGAGTATGAGGACCATAAGGAGTATGAGGACCATAAGGAGTATGAGGACCATAAGGAGTATGAGGACCATAAGGAGTATGAGGACCATAAGGAGTATGAGGACCATAAGGAGTATGAGGACCATAAGGAGTATGAGGACCATAAGGAGTATGAGGACTATATGGAGTACTTGGACTATATGGAGTACTTGGACTATATGGAGTACTTGGACTATATGGAGTACTTGGACTATATGGAGTACTTGGACTATATGGAGTGCTTGGACTATATGGAGTGCTTGGAGAATATGATGAAGTTGAACTAG